One Paenibacillus sp. FSL H7-0737 DNA segment encodes these proteins:
- a CDS encoding chromate transporter: protein MISIHKDYVQLAIAMFRTGIVGYGGGPSVIPLIRHDAVTRYTWLSDDEFGETLAIANALPGPIATKMAAYLGYKLRGVRGAILSVLAHILPSCLAMIILLSAVNYLSSSKVVAGMIAGVSPVIAVMLGIMAYEFAQKAYKGLGKYLSAVFILLALLLLQIIHIHPALVIVLFLGYGAVHYRIIAKQQQGRSN, encoded by the coding sequence GTGATATCCATCCATAAAGACTATGTACAATTAGCTATCGCCATGTTCAGAACTGGGATTGTCGGCTATGGCGGAGGGCCTTCCGTGATTCCATTAATCCGGCATGATGCGGTAACTCGCTACACTTGGCTAAGCGATGATGAATTCGGGGAGACATTGGCGATTGCCAACGCGCTACCGGGACCTATTGCTACCAAAATGGCGGCTTATCTTGGATATAAACTTCGAGGAGTTAGGGGGGCGATACTGTCAGTTTTGGCACATATTTTACCTAGCTGCCTGGCTATGATCATACTGTTATCAGCTGTAAATTATTTAAGTAGCTCAAAAGTAGTAGCTGGAATGATCGCGGGGGTATCTCCTGTCATTGCTGTCATGTTAGGAATAATGGCATATGAGTTTGCGCAAAAAGCCTATAAAGGGCTAGGAAAATATCTCAGCGCTGTCTTCATCCTTCTAGCCTTACTTCTGCTACAAATAATTCACATACATCCAGCTCTCGTAATCGTACTTTTTCTAGGTTACGGAGCCGTTCATTACCGGATCATCGCGAAGCAACAACAAGGAAGATCAAATTGA
- a CDS encoding winged helix-turn-helix transcriptional regulator: MEHSMDEPIRLMPTLEDCSITRQILDRVGDKWSVLIIVNLGAEALRFKELQRRSGGISQRMLTQTLRHLERDGIVWRKATPTVPLTVEYGLTSLGESLLDPLTSLVEWVNRNNAEIAKARIGYDCQHEMLD; encoded by the coding sequence TTGGAACATTCAATGGACGAACCCATTCGGCTAATGCCGACGCTGGAGGATTGCTCCATCACCCGCCAAATTCTCGACAGGGTTGGGGACAAATGGAGTGTGCTCATCATTGTTAATTTGGGTGCAGAAGCATTGCGGTTTAAAGAACTGCAGCGGCGTTCTGGTGGTATATCACAACGGATGCTGACCCAGACCCTGCGTCATTTAGAACGAGATGGTATAGTTTGGCGTAAAGCTACGCCTACGGTACCTTTGACTGTTGAATATGGTCTGACAAGTTTAGGAGAGTCCTTACTGGATCCTTTAACTTCCCTAGTGGAATGGGTCAATAGAAACAACGCTGAAATCGCCAAAGCGCGTATAGGGTATGATTGTCAGCACGAAATGTTGGATTAG
- a CDS encoding PH domain-containing protein, protein MALFDGLMGNASQVNLAEVQREYAQILAPQEKIERAYKLIRDMFIFTDKRLILVDKQGLTGKKTDYHSIPYKSISHYSVETAGHFDLDAELCIYISSSTMPLKKTFNKSVNIYEVQAVLSQYILK, encoded by the coding sequence ATGGCACTTTTTGACGGATTGATGGGTAATGCATCACAAGTAAATCTAGCGGAGGTACAGCGGGAATATGCACAAATCCTTGCCCCTCAAGAGAAAATTGAACGAGCCTACAAGCTGATTAGAGATATGTTTATTTTTACAGACAAACGACTGATTCTAGTGGATAAACAGGGACTGACGGGGAAAAAGACGGACTATCATTCCATCCCATACAAAAGCATCTCGCATTATTCCGTGGAGACGGCAGGGCACTTTGATCTGGATGCGGAGCTATGTATCTATATTTCTAGCAGCACTATGCCGCTCAAGAAGACCTTTAATAAATCCGTGAATATTTATGAGGTACAGGCGGTATTGTCACAATATATTTTAAAATAG
- a CDS encoding cytochrome c3 family protein yields the protein MKCLSCHHPDGSVNRRMIRP from the coding sequence GTGAAATGCCTTTCCTGCCATCACCCGGACGGATCAGTTAACCGGAGAATGATAAGGCCGTAG
- a CDS encoding ABC-F family ATP-binding cassette domain-containing protein, which translates to MIIQCQNVQKYHGAQLVLNSITFDIRQGEKIGLIGRNGCGKTTLFHLLNGEERPDQGQISIRKGSVVGMLAQIQEVNEKETVYEVLQRSFAEPLQWQQRLRELELEMSTFNTGTDEMLWNRLLKEYGSLQDKFETAGGYEIESSIQRVAIGLGIGTGQYNRLFSSLSGGEKTKVGLAELLLRRPDVLLLDEPTNHLDMNAIEWLEQYLQSYDGTVLAISHDRYFLDAVVKKVIEIEDGEAFTFHTNYSGYQIEKETRLLQQFADYQEQQKKIKQMQESIKRLIEFGNRGTPPNPAFYRRAASMQKALDRMVKVKRPILERKSMDLQLQQNDRSGNQVVILEDIGKAYGERSLFTDVNEVLRYGETTALIGGNGAGKSTLLRIILGQETPDTGSCTLGSRTVVGYLAQEAVPDNNKQSVLRYFREEAGLEEGEARGQLARFLFYGADVFKDITNLSGGEWTRLRFAVLMHRKPNLLILDEPTNHLDIDSREALEEALEEFPGTVLAVSHDRYFINRLFHKLWSIESGRFGVFNGNYEYYKEKQAEQALAAPVSIPDQPKPFSSDGTTARSGKPQSNRSVNVNVTTANSSSSRKKSIHFDWEKAIAEVEDQLGEIDAKMLDPLISSNAAELAELQKERDVVQEQLDELYAGWMETAGH; encoded by the coding sequence ATGATTATTCAATGCCAAAATGTTCAAAAATACCACGGTGCACAGCTCGTACTAAATAGCATCACCTTCGATATCCGCCAAGGAGAAAAAATCGGTCTAATCGGCCGCAATGGCTGCGGTAAAACTACACTTTTCCACTTACTGAATGGCGAAGAGCGCCCCGATCAAGGGCAAATCTCAATTCGCAAAGGTAGTGTAGTAGGAATGCTGGCTCAAATTCAAGAGGTTAACGAAAAAGAAACCGTATATGAAGTTCTACAGCGTAGCTTTGCTGAACCTTTGCAATGGCAACAACGCCTGCGAGAGCTGGAGCTTGAAATGTCCACCTTCAATACCGGAACGGATGAAATGCTATGGAATCGACTGCTGAAAGAATATGGTAGCCTTCAGGATAAATTTGAGACCGCAGGAGGTTACGAAATTGAATCCTCCATTCAGCGAGTTGCCATTGGTCTAGGAATCGGAACTGGGCAATATAACCGACTCTTCTCCTCTCTTTCTGGCGGCGAGAAAACTAAAGTCGGACTCGCAGAACTCCTGCTGCGTAGACCTGATGTACTTCTACTCGATGAGCCAACCAATCATCTAGACATGAACGCCATCGAGTGGTTAGAGCAGTACTTACAGAGCTATGACGGTACAGTGCTAGCCATTTCCCATGATCGTTACTTCCTCGACGCTGTAGTCAAAAAAGTGATCGAGATTGAGGATGGCGAGGCTTTTACCTTCCATACCAACTACAGCGGCTATCAAATAGAGAAGGAAACACGTCTACTTCAACAATTTGCTGATTATCAAGAACAACAGAAAAAAATAAAGCAAATGCAGGAGAGCATCAAACGCCTCATCGAATTTGGGAATCGGGGAACTCCCCCAAACCCTGCCTTTTACCGGCGTGCAGCTTCCATGCAAAAAGCACTGGATCGTATGGTAAAGGTTAAACGTCCTATTCTAGAGCGCAAATCGATGGATTTGCAGCTACAGCAAAATGATCGCTCCGGGAATCAAGTCGTCATACTGGAGGATATCGGTAAGGCATATGGAGAGCGAAGCCTGTTTACAGACGTAAACGAAGTTCTTCGCTACGGAGAAACTACGGCACTTATCGGTGGTAACGGGGCAGGGAAAAGTACACTTTTAAGAATTATATTAGGTCAGGAGACGCCAGACACCGGAAGCTGCACGCTTGGTTCAAGAACCGTTGTTGGTTATCTCGCGCAAGAGGCTGTCCCTGACAATAACAAACAATCCGTACTCCGCTACTTCCGTGAAGAGGCCGGACTAGAAGAAGGTGAAGCGCGCGGGCAGCTCGCACGTTTCCTATTCTACGGTGCCGATGTATTCAAAGACATCACGAATCTATCCGGAGGGGAATGGACCCGCCTGCGTTTCGCTGTGTTGATGCATCGTAAACCAAACCTGTTAATTCTGGATGAACCAACGAACCATCTAGACATTGACTCCCGGGAAGCGCTAGAGGAAGCATTAGAAGAATTCCCAGGTACAGTGCTGGCCGTTTCACATGACCGCTATTTCATTAATCGTCTGTTCCATAAGCTCTGGTCCATTGAAAGTGGACGATTTGGAGTTTTCAACGGCAACTATGAGTATTACAAGGAGAAGCAAGCTGAACAGGCGTTAGCAGCACCAGTCTCTATTCCTGATCAGCCTAAGCCTTTCTCTTCAGATGGAACCACTGCACGCTCCGGTAAGCCTCAATCTAACCGTTCCGTGAATGTTAATGTCACTACGGCTAACTCGTCCAGTTCCCGCAAGAAGAGTATCCACTTTGATTGGGAAAAGGCTATTGCCGAAGTTGAGGATCAGCTTGGGGAAATCGATGCCAAAATGCTAGATCCACTGATCAGTAGCAATGCGGCAGAGCTCGCCGAGCTACAGAAAGAACGCGATGTAGTGCAAGAGCAACTAGATGAGCTCTATGCGGGCTGGATGGAAACTGCGGGACACTAA
- a CDS encoding chromate transporter — MDWLELIYGFFMANLLGYGGGPSSIPLMYQEIVPHYGWLTDEQFSNMLALGNALPGPIATKIAAYVGYDVYGWLGLIIALLATVLPSAVALIILLEVMQKYKQSPVVKGMTLLVHPVIAVMMAVLTWTMAKGPADSIGIWQTLFIAAIAFWAIKRLKLHPAFVILAAFAYGGLVLRYTV, encoded by the coding sequence ATGGACTGGTTAGAGCTCATATACGGATTTTTCATGGCGAATTTGCTTGGATACGGCGGTGGTCCTTCCTCTATTCCATTGATGTATCAAGAAATCGTTCCCCATTACGGCTGGCTGACCGATGAACAGTTTTCTAACATGCTTGCACTTGGCAATGCACTGCCTGGCCCAATTGCTACCAAAATCGCAGCTTACGTCGGCTATGATGTCTACGGCTGGTTAGGACTCATCATAGCTTTGTTAGCAACCGTCTTGCCCTCCGCAGTAGCGCTTATTATCCTGTTAGAGGTCATGCAAAAATACAAGCAATCCCCCGTAGTGAAAGGGATGACATTGCTTGTCCACCCCGTTATAGCAGTTATGATGGCTGTACTCACTTGGACAATGGCCAAAGGTCCTGCGGACTCTATCGGAATCTGGCAAACACTGTTCATTGCCGCAATCGCATTCTGGGCCATCAAGCGGCTTAAGCTGCATCCTGCCTTTGTCATCTTAGCCGCTTTTGCCTATGGTGGTCTGGTACTCCGCTACACGGTCTAA
- a CDS encoding TRM11 family SAM-dependent methyltransferase, translating into MQKKSEKNTFLYTYTCSEDELSLCQMELRCLFGEEVPSSIFESEVEVDVSRSPFIKERIDVMYEGDSLPEIYDQTEQVELGGKTFKVIFVKTNDLSPADKIEYDERRVIEREIGLRIEGEADVNHPELVYGIVTLGGRWYFGSYHKNKATWFRQMKKPRSYSIALSTRVARAAVNIAVPNPEGVRAIDPCCGIGTVMVEALSMRINMVGRDINPQIAIGARTNIAHFGFTSEVTLGDIADITEHYDVAIVDMPYNLYSSITPEEQFAILVNARRIADRVVIVAIEPMDEMITEAGFTIIDRCEAKKGLFSRHLMLCQ; encoded by the coding sequence TTGCAAAAGAAAAGTGAAAAAAACACATTTTTATATACTTACACCTGTTCAGAGGACGAGTTATCACTATGTCAGATGGAGCTTCGTTGTCTTTTTGGAGAGGAAGTACCTTCTTCAATCTTTGAGAGTGAGGTAGAGGTGGATGTCAGCCGCAGTCCCTTCATTAAAGAACGAATTGATGTTATGTACGAAGGAGATAGCTTGCCTGAGATTTATGATCAAACGGAGCAGGTGGAGCTTGGCGGTAAGACATTTAAGGTTATTTTTGTGAAGACCAATGATCTGTCCCCTGCGGACAAAATAGAATATGATGAGCGAAGAGTGATCGAGCGAGAAATTGGGCTGCGGATTGAAGGAGAAGCGGATGTTAACCATCCAGAGCTGGTATACGGCATTGTTACGCTGGGCGGTCGCTGGTACTTTGGATCTTATCATAAGAACAAGGCCACCTGGTTCCGTCAAATGAAGAAGCCGCGTAGCTACTCTATCGCGCTTAGCACACGTGTAGCCCGAGCTGCGGTCAATATAGCCGTTCCGAATCCGGAAGGTGTACGAGCTATCGATCCTTGCTGTGGCATCGGAACAGTAATGGTAGAAGCCCTCTCGATGAGGATCAATATGGTTGGACGTGACATTAACCCTCAAATCGCGATCGGTGCCAGAACGAATATTGCCCATTTTGGATTCACAAGTGAGGTTACGCTTGGAGATATTGCTGACATCACAGAACATTACGATGTAGCTATTGTAGATATGCCTTATAATCTATATTCTAGTATTACACCTGAGGAACAGTTTGCGATTCTAGTGAATGCGCGCCGGATTGCAGATCGGGTAGTTATCGTTGCGATTGAACCGATGGATGAGATGATCACGGAGGCTGGATTTACGATTATAGACCGCTGTGAAGCTAAAAAAGGTTTGTTCTCCCGTCATTTAATGCTTTGCCAGTAA
- a CDS encoding ASCH domain-containing protein: MSNETKIKLFWEEYTQLHPQAADNYEAWAFGDSPQMADELLDLVIRRIKTGTASNYEIYAVCDETLPEIGRHSILLDGRGNPQAVIVTTDVQITPFDEVGADFAYSEGEDDRTLESWRHEHEKFFSRESLAFLKKPFDPKMKVVCENFRLVYSKS, encoded by the coding sequence ATGAGCAACGAAACGAAGATTAAGCTTTTTTGGGAAGAATACACCCAGCTTCATCCACAAGCAGCGGATAACTACGAGGCTTGGGCCTTTGGCGACAGTCCTCAAATGGCCGATGAACTGCTAGATCTGGTGATCCGCAGGATTAAGACAGGAACCGCTTCGAACTATGAAATTTATGCAGTCTGTGACGAGACCTTACCAGAAATTGGACGACATAGTATCCTGCTGGACGGCCGTGGTAATCCGCAAGCAGTGATCGTTACGACAGATGTGCAAATTACTCCTTTTGATGAGGTAGGTGCTGACTTTGCCTATAGCGAAGGCGAGGATGACAGAACATTAGAGTCGTGGCGCCATGAGCATGAGAAGTTCTTCTCCAGAGAATCCTTAGCGTTCTTGAAGAAGCCTTTTGATCCAAAGATGAAGGTAGTTTGCGAGAACTTTAGACTGGTATATTCGAAATCTTGA
- a CDS encoding NUDIX hydrolase codes for MEQKWLTWAKEIQAIAQTGLTYAKDVYDIERYQALRELSVDILANYTFESKERIRLSFASEGGYSTPKVDIRGVVFQDDRILLVREKLDGKWALPGGWGDIGLSPSEVVVKEIQEESGFETEAIRLLAVLDKKFHNHPPEPYHVYKFFILCRIVGGEALQGVETSEVSFFAEDELPELSLERNTSEQIETMFEYLRNPEKVVILD; via the coding sequence ATGGAGCAGAAATGGTTAACCTGGGCTAAAGAAATACAGGCCATCGCACAGACTGGACTAACTTACGCTAAAGATGTCTATGATATAGAACGGTATCAAGCTTTGCGGGAGCTAAGTGTAGATATCCTCGCTAATTATACGTTCGAAAGCAAGGAGAGAATAAGACTCTCCTTTGCTAGTGAGGGTGGCTATTCTACGCCGAAAGTGGATATCCGTGGGGTTGTTTTTCAGGATGACAGAATCCTGCTTGTCCGCGAGAAATTGGATGGAAAGTGGGCGCTTCCCGGGGGCTGGGGAGATATCGGTCTGTCACCGAGTGAAGTCGTTGTTAAGGAAATTCAAGAAGAATCAGGATTTGAGACAGAAGCAATTCGCTTGCTGGCTGTTTTAGATAAGAAATTTCATAACCATCCTCCGGAGCCGTATCACGTGTATAAGTTTTTTATTTTGTGCAGAATTGTAGGCGGCGAGGCGCTGCAAGGGGTGGAGACGAGTGAAGTATCCTTTTTTGCTGAAGATGAACTGCCTGAGCTCTCATTAGAGAGGAATACAAGTGAGCAGATTGAAACGATGTTTGAATATTTACGAAATCCAGAAAAAGTAGTAATATTGGACTAA